The Acidobacteriota bacterium nucleotide sequence CTTCGGCGTCGAGCTTCAGGGAGAGCGACCTCGACACCTCCACGCAGTCCTCCAGGGAGACGGTCCCCTCGGTCCGGTCCAGGGTGACCCGGAGCCACCACCGGCGGCCCGTGAGTCTGGTCTCCAGGTCGAAGAGATCCAGGCCGCGCTCGGCGGCGGCGTCTTCCGCGAGCAGTCTGACCCGATCCAGCCACGGAGCGGCCACGGCGCCCTCCCTGAAAGAAAAACGTGGGCTACCCCAGCCCACGTAAGACAAACATAACACAAAGATCACAGACGCGCAAGGGCATGGTATCCTTGGGCAAAGGCCCGCTCCGACTTGGAAGGGGCCGCCCGAGGAGACACGATGCCGCGCCCGCTCGTCGCCGCCAATTGGAAGATGTACAAGACCCCGGAGGAGGCCGCGGACTACTTCAGCCGCTGGGCCTCCATGGCCTTCCCTCCGGACCGCGAGGTGCTGTTTCTGCCCCCGTTCCCCCTCCTCGTCCAGGTCCGCGGCGCCCTCCCCGCCGGCCAGTCCCTCGGGGCCCAGAACCTCCACGAATTGGGCGAAGGGGCCTTTACAGGCGAGGTGTCACCGAGGCTCCTGAAGGCCGTGGGGTGCCGGTACGCCCTGGTGGGCCATTCGGAGCGTCGCCACCTCTTCGGCGAGACCGACGGGCGGCTGGGGGCCAAGTTCAGGGCCGCCCTGTCACACGGTCTTCGGCCCGTGTTCTGCGTGGGCGAGCGTCTCGAGGAACGGGAGGAGGGCCGGACCCTGGAGGTGGTCCTGGGGCAGTTGGCGGCGGGCCTGGGCGGAAGCCCGCCGGACTCCGGCTTTGACCTGGCCTACGAACCCGTCTGGGCCATCGGGACGGGGAAGGTGGCCCGACCCGAGGACGCGGCCGAAGTCCACGCCTCCATCCGGGCCTGGCTGGCCGGCCGGGGCGTTTCGCACGACGTGCGCATCCTTTACGGCGGTTCGGTGAAGCCGGACAACGCGGCGGACCTCCTGGGGACTCCCGGAGTGGGAGGACTCCTCGTGGGAGGGGCGAGCCTCGATCCGGAGTCCTTTCACGGGATCCTCACGGCGGTCTCCTGAGTGAGAGGGTGGCCGGGGACGCGCGACTCGGCGCGGGCCCTCTCGGCCCCCCGGGCCTCCCCGCGGTGGTATACTCCCTAACC carries:
- the tpiA gene encoding triose-phosphate isomerase, translated to MPRPLVAANWKMYKTPEEAADYFSRWASMAFPPDREVLFLPPFPLLVQVRGALPAGQSLGAQNLHELGEGAFTGEVSPRLLKAVGCRYALVGHSERRHLFGETDGRLGAKFRAALSHGLRPVFCVGERLEEREEGRTLEVVLGQLAAGLGGSPPDSGFDLAYEPVWAIGTGKVARPEDAAEVHASIRAWLAGRGVSHDVRILYGGSVKPDNAADLLGTPGVGGLLVGGASLDPESFHGILTAVS